One genomic window of Sphingopyxis sp. OPL5 includes the following:
- a CDS encoding type III polyketide synthase: MNAMTMKPPTAWLNALSTATPDHDIHKAFIDWAAPRLADERVRAIFARMAGRSGIDHRWSVLPPTAGGGSPVAPGGFYDVPGLPPTSARMAAYAKHAPELALTAIAGLGDAFELARVTHLVVASCTGFVAPGIDQIVARRLGLAATVERVLIGFMGCYAGVTALRSARHIVRSEPDAVVLVVSVELSTLHLSLADQPEPLLAMLQFSDGAAAGIVSSEAEGLQLGEGRSLALEDSAELIRWDIGDKGFAMQLSGEVPGRLRAALGEPGVQVQLFGDGAPPPLLAVHAGGRSVLDAVEAALHVPADALADSRAVLGAWGNMSSATILFVLARMMARQAKGEGIAIAFGPGLAAEAIRFTAS; the protein is encoded by the coding sequence ATGAACGCCATGACGATGAAGCCGCCGACCGCCTGGCTCAACGCGCTTTCCACCGCGACGCCTGATCATGACATCCACAAAGCCTTCATCGATTGGGCGGCCCCGCGGCTGGCCGACGAACGGGTGCGCGCGATCTTTGCGCGGATGGCGGGACGGTCGGGGATCGATCATCGCTGGTCGGTGCTGCCGCCGACCGCCGGCGGCGGATCGCCGGTGGCGCCGGGCGGATTTTACGATGTACCGGGATTGCCGCCGACCTCGGCACGGATGGCCGCTTATGCCAAGCATGCGCCCGAGCTGGCGCTGACCGCCATCGCGGGCTTGGGCGACGCCTTCGAACTGGCGCGGGTCACGCATCTGGTGGTCGCGAGCTGCACCGGTTTCGTCGCCCCGGGGATCGACCAGATCGTCGCGCGGCGGCTGGGGCTGGCGGCGACGGTCGAGCGGGTGCTGATCGGTTTCATGGGGTGCTACGCCGGAGTCACAGCGCTGCGGAGCGCGCGGCATATCGTGCGGTCGGAGCCGGATGCGGTGGTGCTGGTGGTGAGCGTCGAGCTTTCGACACTCCACCTCAGCCTCGCCGACCAGCCCGAGCCCCTGCTCGCGATGCTGCAGTTCAGCGACGGCGCCGCGGCGGGGATCGTGTCGAGCGAAGCCGAAGGATTGCAACTTGGCGAGGGCCGCAGCCTGGCGCTCGAGGACAGCGCCGAGTTGATCCGCTGGGACATCGGCGACAAGGGATTCGCGATGCAATTGTCGGGCGAGGTCCCGGGACGGCTGCGCGCGGCGCTAGGCGAACCCGGGGTGCAGGTGCAATTGTTCGGCGACGGCGCCCCGCCGCCGCTTCTCGCGGTCCATGCTGGCGGTCGCTCGGTGCTCGACGCGGTCGAGGCGGCGCTGCACGTCCCCGCCGATGCGCTGGCCGACAGCCGCGCGGTGCTCGGCGCGTGGGGCAATATGTCGTCGGCGACGATCTTGTTCGTGCTCGCGCGGATGATGGCGCGGCAGGCGAAGGGCGAGGGCATCGCGATCGCCTTCGGCCCCGGGCTCGCCGCCGAAGCGATCCGCTTCACCGCATCATGA
- a CDS encoding DUF4402 domain-containing protein: MKLRLFFLLGLMFAAPSAASAQCMLCGEQGAASGGASRKAETPLRVEVETQLDMGRVAVGAGGGEVELDPLSGARRLRGDVVDLGGFAVTGVVTVTGEPGAEVRVILPTSVDLESDRGRSARVSGLVTDLNAAPRLGPDGRLQFRFGGRLQIAGLDDGDYRGRIPVTVEYQ; encoded by the coding sequence GTGAAATTGCGCCTTTTCTTCCTTCTCGGCCTGATGTTCGCCGCGCCCTCCGCGGCTTCGGCGCAGTGCATGCTGTGCGGCGAGCAAGGCGCGGCGAGCGGCGGCGCGAGTCGCAAGGCCGAAACCCCTCTGCGGGTCGAGGTCGAAACCCAGCTCGACATGGGCCGCGTCGCGGTCGGCGCGGGTGGCGGAGAGGTCGAACTCGATCCACTCTCGGGCGCGCGCCGCCTGCGCGGCGACGTCGTCGATCTCGGCGGTTTCGCGGTCACCGGGGTGGTCACCGTGACCGGCGAACCCGGCGCCGAGGTCCGCGTCATCCTGCCGACCAGCGTCGATCTCGAAAGCGATCGCGGCCGCAGCGCGCGCGTGTCGGGCCTTGTCACCGACCTCAATGCCGCCCCACGCTTGGGACCCGACGGCCGCCTGCAATTCCGCTTCGGCGGCCGGCTGCAGATCGCCGGCCTTGACGACGGCGACTATCGCGGGCGCATTCCGGTGACGGTGGAGTATCAATAG
- a CDS encoding NADP-dependent malic enzyme, whose amino-acid sequence MDSGSKIQFSDREALLYHNYGRPGKIEIVASKPMATQRDLSLAYSPGVAVPVKAIAEDPATAYDYTIKGNLVAVISNGTAILGLGNLGALASKPVMEGKAVLFKRFADVDSIDLEVDTEDPQRFIEAVELLEPSFGGINLEDIAAPNCFIIEQALKEKMNIPVFHDDQHGTAIITAAGLINACHLTGRDLDTVKVVVNGAGAAAIACTALIKAMGVRHENVIMCDRKGTIYQGRAEGMDQWKSAHAVPTETRTLTEALVGADVFLGLSAAGALKPEMVKDMKPAPIIFAMANPDPEISPPDARAARPDAIIATGRSDYPNQVNNVLCFPFIFRGALDVRATAINEEMKIAAAYAIADLARQQVPEEVAAAYGGRASSFGPEYIIPSPFDPRLMEIVPAAVAKAAMDTGVAQRPIEDMAAYRNSLKARLNPTTSVLTLAYEAARANPKRVVFAEGEEEVVLRAAIQFRDGGYGIPVLVGREGLHDKLRDMGVADPESFEVHNSVNSPHVPQMVDMLYERLQRRGYLRRDVERMVNRDRNIFGSLLLQLGLGDAMITGTTRTYSQSMREVRRVIDPAEGQTNFGIHVLVGQHHTVFMADTTVNERPSAQQLADIAERTAQVARRMGHEPRVAFLSYSTFGNPPGSWLDNIRDAVAILDERKPGFEYEGEMSPDVALNPKVMANYPFCRLSGPANVLVMPGLQSGNLSAKLLRELGGSAVIGPMLVGMEKPVQVATMASTASDLVTLAVLAAGGIAE is encoded by the coding sequence ATGGACAGCGGCAGCAAGATACAATTCTCGGATCGCGAGGCCCTGCTCTATCATAATTATGGCCGGCCCGGAAAAATCGAGATCGTCGCGTCGAAACCGATGGCGACGCAGCGCGACCTGTCCCTCGCCTATTCGCCCGGCGTCGCGGTGCCGGTGAAGGCGATCGCCGAGGATCCGGCCACCGCCTATGACTATACGATCAAGGGCAATCTTGTCGCAGTGATCTCGAACGGCACCGCGATCCTCGGCCTCGGCAACCTTGGCGCGCTCGCCTCGAAGCCGGTGATGGAAGGCAAGGCGGTGCTGTTCAAGCGCTTCGCCGACGTCGATTCGATCGACCTTGAGGTCGATACCGAAGACCCCCAGCGCTTCATCGAGGCGGTCGAGCTGCTCGAGCCGAGCTTTGGCGGCATCAACCTCGAAGATATAGCGGCGCCGAACTGCTTCATCATCGAGCAGGCGCTGAAGGAAAAGATGAACATCCCGGTGTTCCATGACGACCAGCATGGCACCGCAATCATCACCGCCGCCGGGCTGATCAACGCCTGCCACCTGACCGGGCGCGACCTCGACACGGTGAAGGTCGTGGTCAATGGCGCCGGCGCCGCCGCGATCGCCTGTACCGCGCTGATCAAGGCGATGGGCGTGCGGCATGAAAATGTCATCATGTGCGACCGCAAGGGCACCATCTATCAGGGCCGCGCCGAAGGCATGGACCAGTGGAAGTCGGCGCATGCGGTGCCAACCGAGACGCGCACGCTGACCGAGGCACTGGTCGGCGCCGACGTCTTCCTCGGCCTGTCGGCGGCTGGCGCGCTGAAGCCCGAGATGGTCAAGGACATGAAGCCGGCGCCGATCATCTTCGCGATGGCGAACCCCGATCCCGAAATCTCGCCGCCGGATGCGCGTGCGGCGCGCCCCGACGCGATCATCGCCACCGGGCGGTCGGACTATCCGAACCAGGTCAACAATGTCCTGTGTTTCCCCTTCATCTTCCGCGGCGCGCTCGACGTGCGCGCGACCGCGATCAACGAGGAGATGAAGATCGCCGCCGCTTACGCCATCGCCGACCTCGCGCGCCAGCAGGTGCCCGAGGAAGTCGCGGCGGCCTATGGCGGGCGGGCGTCGAGTTTCGGCCCCGAATATATCATCCCCTCACCCTTCGACCCGCGGTTGATGGAAATCGTGCCCGCCGCGGTCGCCAAGGCGGCGATGGACACCGGCGTCGCGCAGCGGCCGATCGAGGATATGGCCGCCTATCGTAACTCGCTGAAGGCGCGGCTCAACCCGACGACCTCGGTGCTGACGCTGGCTTATGAGGCAGCGCGCGCCAATCCGAAGCGCGTCGTGTTCGCCGAGGGTGAAGAAGAGGTTGTATTGCGCGCCGCGATCCAGTTCCGCGACGGCGGCTATGGCATCCCGGTTCTCGTCGGGCGCGAAGGGCTGCACGACAAGCTGCGCGACATGGGGGTCGCCGACCCCGAAAGCTTCGAGGTCCACAACAGCGTCAATTCGCCGCATGTGCCGCAAATGGTCGACATGCTGTACGAACGGCTGCAACGGCGCGGTTACCTGCGCCGCGACGTCGAGCGCATGGTCAACCGCGACCGCAACATCTTCGGCTCGCTGTTGCTCCAGCTGGGGCTGGGCGATGCGATGATCACCGGCACCACCCGCACCTATTCGCAGTCGATGCGCGAAGTGCGGCGGGTGATCGACCCCGCCGAAGGCCAGACCAATTTCGGCATCCACGTCCTCGTCGGCCAGCACCATACGGTGTTCATGGCCGACACCACGGTCAACGAACGCCCGAGCGCGCAGCAGCTCGCCGACATCGCCGAACGCACCGCGCAGGTCGCGCGGCGCATGGGGCACGAACCGCGCGTCGCCTTCCTGTCCTATTCGACCTTCGGCAACCCGCCGGGATCGTGGCTCGACAATATCCGCGACGCGGTGGCGATCCTCGACGAACGCAAGCCGGGATTCGAATATGAGGGCGAGATGTCGCCCGACGTCGCGCTCAACCCCAAGGTGATGGCGAATTATCCCTTCTGTCGCCTGTCGGGACCCGCGAACGTGCTGGTCATGCCGGGGCTGCAATCGGGCAATCTGTCGGCCAAGCTGCTGCGCGAACTGGGCGGCAGCGCGGTGATCGGCCCGATGCTGGTCGGCATGGAAAAGCCGGTGCAGGTCGCGACGATGGCGTCGACCGCGTCGGACCTGGTGACGCTGGCGGTGCTCGCGGCGGGCGGGATCGCCGAGTAA
- a CDS encoding outer membrane protein assembly factor BamE encodes MPHFTTIFSAPRTRLIVAGLALALTTSGCAQLKGRQGYVVDPVLTDAITPGVDNRESVEKTLGRPTFVGQFSNNEYYYVSRETRQLAFANPRPVAQQVLRVRFDATGNVAAVDRTGIELVSRISPEGDKTPTLGRERSFFQDIFGNIGAVGAPGMGGSGGPSGP; translated from the coding sequence ATGCCGCACTTCACCACGATTTTTTCCGCGCCGCGGACGCGCCTGATCGTCGCCGGCCTCGCGCTGGCGCTGACGACCAGCGGTTGCGCGCAGCTCAAGGGCCGGCAGGGTTATGTCGTCGACCCCGTGCTGACCGATGCGATCACGCCCGGCGTCGACAACCGCGAATCGGTCGAAAAGACGCTCGGCCGCCCGACCTTCGTCGGCCAGTTCAGCAACAATGAATATTATTATGTGTCGCGTGAGACGCGCCAGCTCGCCTTCGCCAACCCGCGCCCGGTGGCGCAGCAGGTGCTGCGCGTGCGCTTCGACGCCACCGGCAACGTCGCCGCGGTCGATCGCACCGGAATCGAGCTGGTGAGCCGGATCAGCCCCGAAGGCGACAAGACCCCGACGCTGGGCCGCGAGCGCAGCTTCTTCCAGGATATCTTCGGCAATATCGGTGCGGTCGGCGCCCCGGGCATGGGCGGCAGCGGCGGCCCTTCGGGACCGTAA
- a CDS encoding ubiquinol-cytochrome C chaperone family protein yields the protein MISFRKLFTPDPDPREARRPLWNAVVAAARAPHWYQAGGVPDTLDGRFDMIGLVMALVLHRIDEDPAQALAGVHLTELFVTDMDGQMRQIGFGDMVVGKQIGRMVGALGGRLGAYRAPDGSDDLRAALVRNLWRGNEPGASELAHVMAGTAALRTALAAMPVTDLIAADRLPDAA from the coding sequence ATGATCTCGTTCCGCAAACTCTTCACGCCCGATCCCGACCCGCGCGAGGCGCGCCGCCCCTTGTGGAACGCCGTGGTCGCGGCCGCGCGCGCGCCGCACTGGTACCAGGCCGGCGGCGTCCCCGACACGCTCGACGGGCGGTTCGACATGATCGGGCTGGTGATGGCGCTCGTCCTCCACCGCATCGACGAAGATCCGGCTCAGGCGCTGGCGGGGGTCCATCTTACCGAATTGTTCGTGACCGACATGGACGGCCAGATGCGCCAGATCGGTTTCGGCGACATGGTCGTCGGCAAGCAGATCGGGCGGATGGTCGGCGCACTCGGCGGCCGGCTCGGCGCCTATCGCGCGCCCGACGGGTCGGACGACCTGCGCGCGGCGCTGGTTCGCAACCTGTGGCGCGGCAACGAACCCGGCGCGAGCGAACTCGCGCACGTCATGGCGGGGACCGCGGCGCTGCGGACCGCGCTCGCCGCGATGCCGGTGACCGACCTGATCGCCGCCGACCGCCTGCCGGACGCGGCATGA
- a CDS encoding YceD family protein — protein MSSEFSHVVTLAEVGPGRTVTFEADTAARGAIAKRLALVELDRFAVTVEVRAVAGGIGLRGEVRAALVQSCAATDLPVPATIAEPFDLKFLRDLRPDDDEEVEVELGAEDIDVLPLEHDRVDLGEVAVQTLSLALDPFPRHPDADRILAEKGVLSEEQAGPFAALAALKGKPKS, from the coding sequence ATGAGCAGCGAATTTTCGCATGTCGTAACGCTCGCCGAGGTCGGACCCGGCAGGACGGTGACGTTCGAGGCCGACACCGCGGCGCGCGGGGCGATCGCCAAGCGGCTCGCCCTCGTCGAACTCGACCGGTTCGCGGTGACCGTCGAGGTGCGCGCGGTCGCGGGCGGGATCGGGCTGCGCGGCGAAGTGCGCGCGGCGCTGGTGCAAAGCTGCGCCGCGACCGATCTGCCGGTACCGGCGACGATCGCCGAACCCTTCGACCTCAAATTTCTGCGCGACCTGCGGCCGGACGACGACGAAGAGGTCGAGGTCGAACTGGGCGCCGAGGATATCGACGTGCTGCCGCTCGAACATGACCGCGTCGACCTGGGCGAAGTCGCGGTGCAGACGCTGTCGCTCGCGCTCGATCCGTTTCCGCGCCATCCCGACGCCGACCGCATCCTCGCCGAAAAGGGCGTGCTGAGCGAGGAACAGGCCGGACCGTTCGCCGCGCTCGCGGCGCTCAAGGGCAAGCCCAAGAGCTGA
- a CDS encoding adenylate kinase, producing MTLNIILLGPPGAGKGTQASRLEDEHGMVQLSTGDMLRAAVKAGTPIGVQAKAVMDAGELVSDEIVSGLIGERLDQLGGDVSVIFDGYPRTAAQADALDEILDVRGRKLDHVIELLVEEDALVDRITGRFSCATCGAGYHDRYKLPKVADTCDQCGGHDFKRRPDDNEETVRTRMAEYRAKTAPILPIYEARGIVAHVDGMADIDVVNDAIELILNSATAS from the coding sequence ATGACGCTCAATATCATTTTGCTGGGTCCGCCGGGAGCGGGCAAGGGAACGCAGGCCTCGCGGCTGGAGGACGAGCATGGCATGGTCCAGCTCTCGACCGGCGACATGCTGCGTGCGGCGGTCAAGGCGGGAACGCCGATCGGCGTCCAGGCCAAGGCGGTGATGGATGCGGGCGAGCTCGTCTCGGACGAAATCGTCTCGGGCCTGATCGGCGAACGCCTCGACCAGCTCGGCGGCGATGTGTCGGTGATATTCGATGGCTATCCGCGCACCGCGGCGCAGGCCGATGCGCTCGACGAAATCCTCGACGTGCGCGGGCGCAAGCTCGACCATGTCATCGAACTGCTGGTCGAAGAGGATGCGCTCGTCGATCGCATCACCGGCCGCTTCTCCTGCGCCACCTGCGGCGCCGGCTATCACGACCGCTACAAGCTGCCGAAGGTCGCGGACACCTGCGACCAGTGCGGCGGGCATGACTTCAAGCGTCGTCCCGACGATAACGAGGAAACGGTGCGCACGCGCATGGCCGAGTATCGCGCCAAGACCGCGCCGATCCTGCCGATCTACGAAGCGCGCGGCATCGTGGCCCACGTCGACGGCATGGCCGATATCGATGTCGTCAACGACGCGATCGAGTTGATTCTCAACTCCGCCACAGCGTCCTAG